One part of the Parabacteroides distasonis ATCC 8503 genome encodes these proteins:
- a CDS encoding DUF3987 domain-containing protein — METSKLTAEGIIGEAVRIGAKMSGGKFPIEVFPIRIQRIISSLHDCQGYPVDYVAAAILAAIAVGIGNSHLVQVKRNWLESPILYMALIGRPGANKSHPLSFAFQPFIEHDYCQNQEYQKLSAEYERTMSMSKKERMEAGLDEFPQAPVRRRFLVSDITPEGLSLIHAQNPRGLCLWSDELSAWFKNFNRYNNGSEEQFWLSVFNAKPTISDRKSTQSSIFIRRPYISVIGTIQKKILGELVKGERSSNGFIDRILFVMPESVLKSRWNDRETPEELEIQWQQIIDKLIAQDCPHDENNELQSQCLPFDEDAKQRLYGWQHENARQCDMETNDALVGIYCKLEIYIIRFCLIIQLARWTCGECDKTTIDLESVNRAILLAEYFRTTAVKVQTAVSQEQLSELHRNIYLNLPHRFTTAEGISIAESYGMKEHAFKMFLKRHIGTLFRKENHGEYSK, encoded by the coding sequence ATGGAAACCTCCAAATTAACAGCAGAAGGTATTATCGGCGAGGCTGTGCGCATCGGAGCCAAGATGTCCGGCGGTAAGTTCCCGATAGAAGTCTTTCCTATCAGGATTCAGCGTATCATCAGCAGTTTGCACGATTGTCAGGGCTATCCCGTGGATTATGTTGCTGCGGCTATCCTTGCAGCCATTGCCGTGGGGATTGGCAACTCCCATCTGGTGCAGGTGAAGCGCAACTGGCTGGAAAGTCCTATTCTGTACATGGCACTGATTGGACGTCCTGGAGCCAATAAAAGTCATCCGCTGAGTTTCGCTTTCCAGCCGTTCATTGAACATGACTATTGTCAGAATCAGGAGTATCAGAAATTGTCTGCCGAGTATGAACGCACTATGTCCATGAGCAAAAAGGAACGCATGGAAGCTGGTTTGGATGAGTTTCCGCAGGCTCCCGTGCGCAGACGCTTTCTTGTTTCGGACATCACTCCCGAAGGATTGAGCCTGATACATGCTCAGAATCCTAGAGGACTCTGCCTTTGGTCGGACGAGCTATCTGCCTGGTTCAAGAATTTCAACCGTTACAACAACGGTTCGGAAGAACAGTTCTGGCTTTCAGTGTTCAATGCCAAGCCTACGATTTCCGATCGCAAGAGTACGCAAAGTTCCATTTTTATCAGACGTCCCTATATCTCCGTTATCGGTACCATCCAAAAGAAAATTCTAGGCGAACTGGTCAAGGGCGAGCGTTCGAGTAACGGTTTTATTGATCGTATTCTTTTCGTGATGCCTGAATCTGTCTTGAAAAGCAGATGGAACGACCGGGAAACTCCTGAAGAATTGGAAATCCAGTGGCAACAGATTATCGATAAGCTGATCGCACAAGATTGTCCGCATGACGAGAATAATGAGTTGCAGTCTCAATGCCTGCCATTTGATGAAGACGCCAAGCAACGGCTTTACGGTTGGCAGCATGAAAATGCCCGCCAATGTGATATGGAAACCAACGATGCTTTGGTCGGTATTTACTGCAAACTGGAAATCTACATTATCCGGTTTTGTCTGATTATACAGCTTGCCCGATGGACTTGCGGAGAGTGCGATAAGACTACGATTGACCTTGAAAGCGTGAACCGTGCCATCCTGCTGGCCGAGTATTTTCGGACAACAGCCGTAAAAGTGCAGACTGCCGTCAGTCAGGAACAGTTGAGCGAATTGCACCGCAACATATACCTGAATCTGCCTCACAGATTTACAACGGCAGAAGGTATCAGCATTGCTGAAAGTTACGGGATGAAAGAGCATGCTTTCAAGATGTTTCTAAAACGCCATATCGGAACATTATTCAGAAAAGAGAATCATGGAGAATACAGTAAATAA
- a CDS encoding helix-turn-helix domain-containing protein gives MANEQITFDKLPQAVGYLTEQMEQIRQMVAALQPQASSDKHRLIEIDEACKITRKAKPTIYTLARKGLIPAYKKGKKLYFYEDELLQWIESGRKQMQAISLQEQAAEIVHGAKRKPKGGYNF, from the coding sequence ATGGCAAACGAACAAATCACATTTGATAAGCTGCCGCAGGCGGTAGGTTATCTCACAGAACAGATGGAACAAATCCGGCAAATGGTGGCGGCACTGCAACCGCAGGCTTCTTCCGACAAACACCGTCTTATTGAAATTGACGAAGCCTGTAAAATCACACGAAAGGCAAAGCCTACCATTTACACGCTTGCGCGTAAAGGACTGATTCCAGCCTATAAAAAAGGTAAGAAACTCTACTTCTATGAAGATGAGCTGCTGCAATGGATTGAGTCAGGACGCAAGCAGATGCAGGCCATCTCACTTCAGGAACAGGCTGCGGAGATAGTACATGGAGCGAAACGCAAACCAAAGGGAGGTTATAACTTTTGA
- a CDS encoding NYN domain-containing protein yields the protein MNSKEQKLAVLIDADNVPYANIKGMLEEIAKYGILTIKRIYGDWTKPTVAGWKSILLDYAITPIQQYSYTTGKNATDSAMIIDAMDILHTDKVDGFCIVSSDSDFTRLAVRLRESGKFVLGMGEKKTPNPFIVSCDKFVYIEILGGDIKDTTDNESTIAPKEDIVELLKQSINDLADDNGWAFLANVGSLMLKKKPDFDSRNYGFLKLTALIEKYSDKFEIEKRDTNIPSIKHVYVKNKI from the coding sequence ATGAATAGTAAAGAACAAAAATTAGCAGTACTTATTGATGCAGACAATGTTCCATACGCCAATATTAAAGGAATGTTAGAAGAAATTGCAAAGTATGGGATATTAACAATTAAGCGAATATATGGAGATTGGACAAAACCTACAGTTGCAGGTTGGAAATCTATATTATTGGATTATGCAATTACTCCGATTCAACAATACAGTTATACCACTGGTAAAAATGCTACAGATTCTGCCATGATTATTGATGCAATGGATATTTTACATACAGATAAAGTCGATGGTTTTTGTATCGTTTCTAGTGATAGCGACTTCACACGTTTGGCTGTCAGATTACGAGAATCTGGAAAGTTCGTTCTTGGTATGGGGGAGAAGAAAACACCTAATCCTTTTATAGTTTCATGTGATAAATTCGTTTATATTGAAATCCTTGGTGGGGATATAAAAGATACTACGGATAATGAGTCTACAATTGCGCCTAAGGAAGATATTGTTGAATTATTGAAGCAATCAATTAATGATTTAGCCGATGATAATGGGTGGGCATTCTTAGCTAATGTTGGTAGTTTAATGTTGAAGAAAAAACCTGATTTTGATTCAAGAAATTATGGTTTCCTTAAGTTGACAGCATTGATAGAGAAATACAGTGACAAATTCGAAATTGAAAAAAGGGACACTAACATTCCAAGTATTAAGCATGTATATGTAAAGAATAAAATATAA